A stretch of DNA from Montipora capricornis isolate CH-2021 chromosome 1, ASM3666992v2, whole genome shotgun sequence:
AGATTTCTTCATTTCATGGTTCACAAAGAATGGGCCAAGTCCAAAACTTCTGACGAAAGCTGACGAAAGCTATAAATTCAAAATCACGAACAAAGACTCCACAAAATGTGCAAATCCGAGCCAGTATCAAAAGACTCCAAAAACAATATGTTGGTCATATCCTCTGCTTACCCCAGGGTTCACTTAGAAAACAACTAGTCTTTCCAATTCAAAAAACCGGATAAAACTTCCCACTTTAAGTTTCAATTATCCAACAGGTTGCCAATAATGCAGGTATTGGCCAGGACAAAATTATTGTGGATGCATTAAATCGCAGATTTTGATGATTGATTCAGTCTCAATATCGCCAGTAGGCGATGAACGACCTAAACCAGAACCACAAGAAAGAAATAGTAAATGATGGAATTCAGCCATAAGGAAGTTTCGACACGATGCTAAGTCTCAGAATGATTTTGACGGAAAGTTATCACAGTTGACGCAGGAATGGCAACAACAAACTCCTGGCTTTTTAACCTTGTTTAATGAGTGCGAATGGGTCTGTACGCAAAGCTGCACAGTTATGTGATGAACATGATGGCCAAGGCGGTGACTTTACAACTAATGACAACGAGAGTGAAGATTTTGGTTTGAAGCAGTGGACTGGTTTGTGGAAGTCCTCCTGGCCTCACTTCATTGACAACTTATGGCAGAAATTTGAAGCACAGATTAGAGAAGAAAGCAAAGCCCTATATGGAGACAATATAATTTAGACAAACACTTCCAGTTCTTAAAGCCACagggaatttttttcaattccaaAACTGGGTTAAAATGGTAAATTTTTGGGTTATATTTGTGACTTCAGTGGGAATTTCCCAAACTGGTAAATTCACAGTGAGGCAGCATCCCTATCGAATCCCTACACAAACCACAGTCTCAGAGCGACGGCAATAACTTTGTGGTCTAATGCTGGAATTTCCAACAGGTGCATCATGGCTATGGGAAAATGGATGAATGGACACCTGTGTTCAAGAAGGGGGAGAGACAATTAATCCGAAATTACCGTCCGATTACAGTCCTCCCACTAATTGGCAAGATATTTGAACATCTACTATGTAAATAGATAACGGCAAGCTATGACCATATCATGTACTCTAAAATTACAGCTTATAGAAAAAAACACAGCTTTGAGTCTGCATTAATTGGCCTGGTGGAAGACTGGAGACTAGCCTTGGATAACAAAGAGAAAGCACTTTTGTTATCGATGGACATGTCTAAGGCTTTTGACTCAGTTCTTCCCTCATTAACTGTGGCCAAACTTGGCGCTTACGGTTTTAATGACAAATCCTTACAACTAATGCGTTCATATTTTAAAGATCGGCTCAACAGGGTGAAAGTTGGCAAAGCTACTAGTGACTGGAATGTGATGAAACGTGGATGCCCTCAAGGATCTTCCTTTGGTCCAATACTGTGGAACTTGTACCAAAATGATCTATCGTATCACATAAATGACTTTGCAAATCTAAATATGTATGCTGATGATCATCAGATGTATATAGTTGGCAGCCATATGTCCATTATGTGTACTGATATGGAAAAGGAAGGAAACGCTGCCCTTAGATGGTATAAAGACAACTATTTATTGTCCAACCCAGAAAAACTTAACGCTATGGCGATTAAACAACGTAATGAAACTGAACAGATTAACATCAAGATCGGTGATCAAGAGATTAAGACAATAGATAATATCAAGCTACTGGGTGTGAACTTTGATGAGAATCTAATTTTTAGCCAACATATTAGAGAATTATGCAAAAAGGCCAGTCAAAGGGTGGGCGTCCTCGCAAGGTTAAGAAACTTAATCACTACTTTATAAAACTGCTATCATACCATATCTGTAAGGCGTCGGATACAAGAAAGGTTGAAAGAATTCAAGAGTGGGCATTAAGGATAGTTTATAATTCACATTCAGAAACGTATATGAACTTATTAGATTGTGGTAAACTACCAAGCCTTCTTAATAGGAGATTGCAAGACATAGTTATACTCATGTACAAGGTTAAATATAGGCTAGttcctgatttcatttgtgatatttttagTACTAAGTCTTGTAAATATAATCTTAGGGCTTGTTCGCACTACACCGAAAAATTTGGTTTGgtgtttgcaaaaaaattgaaaattttgtaatcacgaatttttttgttttcgtaatAGCGTTCGCACTTGAGACATGCGAATTATTTGTGTAACCACAAATGTCAATCAATGGAAATAGATACCGAGATTTCGTGACAGTGCGTTTCTTTTTATGTCGTTTCCGGTCAAGGACTGATCGCGAATCAAAATGCTCCCGCGAAATGTTTTAATCGCCCTTCTTTGCTGTTTGCTTGCCATGCAAAACCTGATTGTGGCTAGTCAACAATTACTTCTGGTTTTGTTAGGAAGGATTCGGCTTTTACGGTTAATGGAGACTTTAAGCCAGCTGCTCAACAGACGTCGACGTCATCGTCGATTTCACCCGTATTGGACATTTCCTCGACCTGTAGAATCCTGGTTTGAAATCCACATGCACCAGCGTAACTTCCCTGAAGCCTTTTTCCGTAGACATTTGAGAATGGGGAGAGACTCATTTGACAATTTACTAATGCTCTTAAGGGGTTACGTTCAGAGAGAGAACACTCGATTTCGAGATTGCATACCGCCAGAGAAGGTCCTGGCCATTGGATTATATCGGATAGCACATGGTGGCTCTTACGATAATACAGCCCTTGCAATGAACGTGGGAAAAACTACCGTTCATGAAGCATTTCGAGACGTTGTCAATGCACTTTATGACATCAGAAACGACTTCATTAAACTTCCAGTGACAGTAGATGAAACAGCAGCTTCCATTGGAACTTTTGAACATTTGTCAATGCTACCAAACATTGCCGGAGCAATTGACGGCTCTCATATAAAAATCAGGGCACCGAGGGAAAGTGCTGTAGATTATTTCAGCCGATACCAGCAGCACGATGTTGTGGTACAGGCTGTAGTTAATGGAAGAAAACTCTTTATTGATGTCGCCGCTGGATTTCCAGGGAGTTTACACGATGCTAGAGTTCTCCGAAATAGCAGTATTTCTGAAAAAGCTGAAAATGGGGACATTCTAGCCGCAGGACCAATGTACCTAATAGGAGCTGATGAGATACAACCCTATCTAGTGGGTGATAGCGCCTACCCACTTTCACCGTGGCTGCAAAAACCATACCCTGAGGGCACTAGGGACCCTGGTGAAATACGATTTAATAAAGAGTTGTCCTCTGCACGAGTAGTGGTTGAATGTGCCTTTGGGATCTTGAAAAGCCGGTGGAGGATCCTAGATGCTATCGAGGAAAGAAATATTGCTGCCGTGTCCAAGATAATTGTAGCCTGTGCTGTACTacataatttttgtattttagctgGGGACGAATGGGACGAAGACGAtttcaatgatgatgatgacaatggaCCAAACAACAACGACGATGTTTTAAGAGATGgagacgacataagagaactaCTTAAGAACAATCTTTGAACTCAGTGTAACAGAGAAGTAAAACTGAAAAGACATATGATTTACATAATTGACTTGTTGCGTCAAGTACTACATG
This window harbors:
- the LOC138051744 gene encoding uncharacterized protein codes for the protein MLPRNVLIALLCCLLAMQNLIVASQQLLLVLLGRIRLLRLMETLSQLLNRRRRHRRFHPYWTFPRPVESWFEIHMHQRNFPEAFFRRHLRMGRDSFDNLLMLLRGYVQRENTRFRDCIPPEKVLAIGLYRIAHGGSYDNTALAMNVGKTTVHEAFRDVVNALYDIRNDFIKLPVTVDETAASIGTFEHLSMLPNIAGAIDGSHIKIRAPRESAVDYFSRYQQHDVVVQAVVNGRKLFIDVAAGFPGSLHDARVLRNSSISEKAENGDILAAGPMYLIGADEIQPYLVGDSAYPLSPWLQKPYPEGTRDPGEIRFNKELSSARVVVECAFGILKSRWRILDAIEERNIAAVSKIIVACAVLHNFCILAGDEWDEDDFNDDDDNGPNNNDDVLRDGDDIRELLKNNL